A genomic window from Triticum urartu cultivar G1812 chromosome 7, Tu2.1, whole genome shotgun sequence includes:
- the LOC125523440 gene encoding uncharacterized protein LOC125523440, with translation MLERRPQLWKQKHRGKAFMALVFFPVVVLLSGSSRTMSGLSTSALIPPVEGNLPVRHRPIIVQRSDKLLQRIIPMDKEELAMGRNGTAQCSKSRVQTVADVVRSDVDRGDKQVQMKNIMESKPMASQFPSSATKQGIPEFFKDESVERPKFASLTTPGSMDRNNSGPIAGILRHMMGQNVTYALLNHTDYFEFIPLEEFNSGSSDYVNYSETEPNVLIEVLITTFAAGIIVWLISTTMNIKPVISRCLGKDVRILIAVAVVLASSTHVRSAPEDIPPVVATVFDERGESYEPFFNVMHTLLEANTEADKYGHYFLPQQKPGPPAWWISVEVKGEDIGRSALMYFRSDNIYLVGFMNGYGTLYCMDDATEMFPQGCTPLGFTGKYHDLTGRENKEDDLSPFLRTKLLGRTAAQYAANILVEYGFTIKAPELAKRALLIYTLMIPEALRFKPIGNQIKQNWLHPMTLTPEQSNIVFAWQDMSELFCRGDDITDQTPVWTKGAKRLANANIENRQDIINTLDFVKYEKHCKKFRKEIP, from the exons ATGTTGGAGAGGAGGCCACAGCTATGGAAACAGAAGCATCGTGGGAAGGCGTTCATGGCACTGGTTTTCTTCCCGGTGGTCGTGCTCCTCAGCGGCAGTAGCCGAACAATGTCGGGCCTATCGACATCAGCGCTGATCCCTCCGGTGGAGGGTAACTTGCCGGTTCGGCACCGGCCGATCATCGTCCAACGGAGCGAT AAGCTACTTCAACGTATCATCCCGATGGACAAGGAAGAGCTGGCCATGGGAAGGAATGGCACGGCCCAATGTAGCAAAAGCAGAGTCCAGACCGTTGCCGATGTGGTCCGCTCAGATGTTGACAGGG GTGACAAACAAGTGCAAATGAAGAATATCATGGAGTCGAAGCCCATGGCCTCACAATTCCCTAG TTCTGCTACAAAGCAGGGGATACCGGAGTTCTTTAAGGATGAATCTGTTGAGAGACCTAAGTTTGCTTCTCTCACAACGCCAGGATCCATGGACAGGAACAATTCAGGGCCTATTGCTGGTATCTTGCGACATATGATGGGCCAAAATGTGACATATGCTCTTCTTAATCACACGGATTATTTTGAGTTCATTCCATTGGAGGAATTCAACTCGGGGAGCAGTGACTATGTTAATTACTCAGAGACAGAGCCCAATGTGCTTATTGAAGTTCTAATAACTACCTTTGCAG CTGGGATAATTGTGTGGTTGATATCTACAACGATGAACATCAAGCCGGTGATCTCTAGATGCTTGGGCAAGGATGTACGCATTCTGATTGCTGTTGCTGTTGTGCTCGCGTCTTCCACACATGTGCGGTCTGCTCCTGAAGATATTCCACCTGTCGTGGCCACAGTTTTCGATGAAAGAGGGGAGTCATACGAGCCATTTTTCAATGTTATGCACACGTTGCTAGAAGCAAACACAGAAGCTGATAAGTACGGCCACTATTTTCTTCCTCAACAGAAGCCAGGACCGCCAGCTTGGTGGATCAGTGTCGAGGTGAAAGGTGAAGATATTGGACGCAGTGCCCTCATGTATTTCAGATCAGATAATATATACCTCGTTGGATTTATGAATGGATATGGCACACTATACTGCATGGATGATGCAACAGAAATGTTTCCACAGGGCTGCACCCCGTTGGGTTTCACAGGCAAATATCATGATCTCACAGGTCGAGAAAACAAAGAAGATGATCTTAGTCCATTTCTGCGAACCAAGCTTTTAGGAAGGACAGCAGCCCAATATGCAGCAAATATTCTTGTGGAGTACGGGTTTACTATAAAGGCGCCGGAACTTGCTAAGAGAGCCTTGCTTATCTACACTCTTATGATCCCAGAGGCGCTACGGTTTAAGCCCATCGGGAATCAAATCAAGCAAAATTGGTTACACCCAATGACCCTAACACCGGAGCAATCCAACATTGTCTTCGCATGGCAGGATATGTCTGAATTATTTTGTCGTGGGGATGACATAACCGATCAAACTCCAGTATGGACTAAAGGAGCCAAAAGGCTCGCCAATGCTAACATAGAAAATCGACAGGATATTATCAATACTCTTGATTTTGTGAAATACGAGAAGCACTGCAAGAAGTTCAGGAAGGAAATTCCATAG
- the LOC125518357 gene encoding uncharacterized protein LOC125518357 has translation MSDYKIHVLLHHRNLQSHKFKTRTYRFSNPSPFPAEPKHKSPPGHSLFPASDLDAVAVAVAAANPKKMAPPPLDDLTHLLAEVASSLSRPPGGAGPSSVAADSLSASISSLVAALNPRAAAPASSRTRVLDAALSLMCFDPQEVDRARLGCLVRTAVSALSDSASCRVARTDDRAEMLCVGSSISPRDCRELVRSCAALVEKLGGRDVAGHSYDLLHAAVKTALLSPRYQCLFPSPYYREDGESSCEMGTISLDVTTHPSYQVLPDDGSIPPRVHLWHYDPSILKHDLSEMLREAITRPLLCLRKELHDRVAWRVIVICLVCSPSAFLEMWSLFHIWFLATGMGSVLVLCTAVVS, from the exons ATGTCTGATTACAAAATTCATGTCTTGCTACACCACCGCAACTTGCAAAGCCACAAGTTTAAGACTAGGACATACAGATTTTCGAATCCAAGCCCATTTCCAGCTGAACCGAAGCACAAAAGCCCACCGGGCCATTCCCTCTTCCCGGCTTCGGATTTGgacgccgtcgccgtcgccgtcgcggCGGCAAACCCCAAAAAAATGGCGCCTCCTCCCCTAGACGACCTCACGCACCTGCTCGCCGAGGTGGCCTCCAGCCTCTCCCGCCCCCCCGGCGGCGCGGGCCCCTCCTCCGTCGCCGCCGACTCGCTCTCcgcctccatctcctccctcgtgGCTGCCCTCaacccccgcgccgccgcccctgcctccTCCAGAACCAGGGTCCTCGACGCCGCGCTCTCCCTCATGTGCTTCGACCCACAGGAG GTGGATAGGGCTCGCCTGGGCTGCCTCGTCCGCACCGCCGTCTCCGCGCTCTCCGACTCGGCCTCGTGCCGAGTGGCCCGGACCGACGACCGCGCCGAGATGCTCTGCGTCGGGAGCTCCATCTCGCCCCGGGACTGCCGCGAGCTGGTCCGCTCTTGCGCCGCCCTCGTCGAGAAATTGGGGGGCCGGGATG TTGCGGGGCATTCCTATGATCTGTTGCATGCTGCTGTGAAAACAGCCTTGTTATCCCCTCGTTACCAGTGTCTCTTTCCTTCGCCATATTACAGAGAAGATGGAGAAAGCAGTTGCGAGATGGGTACCATTTCTCTGGATGTAACAACCCATCCATCTTATCAAGTGCTTCCCGATGATGGCTCAATCCCGCCGAG ggtcCATTTGTGGCATTACGACCCATCAATTCTGAAACATGATCTTTCAGAGATGCTACGAGAAGCAATTACAAGGCCTTTGCTTTGTCTGAGAAAAGAATTACATGATCGGGTAGCATGGCGTGTGATTGTAATATGCTTAGTTTGCTCCCCATCAGCGTTCTTGGAGATGTGGTCATTATTCCATATATGGTTTCTTGCGAC GGGTATGGGTTCTGTGCTAGTACTTTGCACAGCAGTGGTATCATGA